The Microcella sp. genome includes the window CGCTGCAGGGCGACTGACCTACTGGGGAGGCAAGGTGGGTCGCTTCGGCCTCACTCGGTCGCCCGACGACTGATGGCGCACGCGGCGCACGACCCAGGGCACGAGATACTCGCGGGCCCAGCCGATGTCGTCGACGCGGGCGGCGCGCCACGAGCGGGCGGGAATCGGCTCCGGATGCTGAGGCTCGAGACCGTGGTCGATGCCGAGCGACTCGAGCATCATGATCGCGATCGTGTGATGGCCGAGCGGCGAGAAGTGCAAACGATCGGGAGCCCACATCTGCGGATTCTGCAACTGCCGCAGCGCCCACATGTCGGCCACGATGGCATCGTGCTTCGCCGCGATGTAGCGCAGGTTCTCGTTGTAGATCGCGACCTTGCCGCGCACCCGTCGCAATACCGGGGTCATGCCGATGTCGGGGCCGTTGAACATGACGACCGTCGCGCCATCAGACCGCAGTCGGGCGATCGTCTCGTCGAAGAGCTCGGCGACACGATCGGGGTCGGTGCCGGGGCGGATGATGTCGTTGCCGCCGCCCGAGATCGAGATCAGATCGGGCCGCAGCGCGAGAGCGGCATCGACCTGCTCATCGGCGATCTGCTGCAGCAGCCGACCCCTGATGGCCAGGTTGGCGTAGGCGAAGTCGACCGTGCGCTCGGCGAGCACCTCGGCGACCCGGTCGGCCCACCCGCGGTGGCCGCCGGGGCTCTGCGGTTCAGGGTCGCCGATGCCTTCGGTGAATGAATCGCCGATGGCGACATAGCGCGACCAGGGCTGCAATTGCGGCATGCGTCTAGCCTAGAAGATGAGGCTCACTGTGAGCTTGCTGAGAGGTCTACCCCCGAACGGGGGGTGTTCTGGTTGACTATCGCCCGGGCGTTTCCTATGAAGAACGCCTGACCACGCTGTGCTCCGACCGGGAGCCGGCACAACGAAAGGAACACCTGTGGGATTCCTCGGATTCATCCTGCTCGGTCTCATCGCTGGCGCCATCGCCATCGCCATCCTTCCTCGCAAGGGAGCCGGCGGGTTCCTCGGCGCTCTCGTCGTCGGCGTGCTCGGCGCGCTGCTCGGTGGCTGGATCGGAAGCCAGCTCGGTCTCGGCAGCATCGACTCGTTCTTCGACATCGGCACGTGGTTGCTCGCCATCGGCGGCTCACTGCTCGTGCTCGTGATCTACGGAGCCGTCACCGGCCGTCGCCGCTGATCGGCGCACTCACGACACCGACGGGGTGGGGGCTGCGGCCCCCACCCCGTCGTTCTGTCTCGCCCGTCGGCCGTGCGTGACACGATCGACTCGTGAGCAAGCAAGACGGCAGCGGGCGGCAGGTGACGCTCGAGCCGACGGATGATCGCACGGCGAGCATCCTGCACCTCGACATGGACGCGTTCTTCGCGAGCGTCGAACTGCTCGACCGGCCAGAATTGCGAGGCAAGCCCGTCGTCGTCGGCCACCGCGGGGCGAGATCGGTCGTCACAGCAGCCACCTACGAGGCACGACGATACGGCGTCAACTCGGCGATGCCCATGGCTGTGGCTCTGCGGCGGTGCCCCTCGGCGATCGTGCTCGAGCCGCACTACGAGCGCTATCAGGCTGCGTCGCGCTCGGTCATGCAGATTCTCGGCGACGTGACCCCGCTCGTCGAGCCGCTCAGCATCGATGAAGCCTTTCTCGACGTCAGCGGTGCGATGGCACTCTTCGGCCCGCCCTACGTGATCGCCACGGAGCTTCGCTCTCGCATTCGCGCGGAGACCGGCCTCGTCGCCTCGGTCGGTGCGGCAGCGACCAAGTTCGTGGCCAAGCTCGCCTCGAGCCGTGCCAAGCCAGACGGGCTGCTGATCGTGCCGCTCGCAGAGACCCTCGACTTCTTGCGGCCCCAGCCGATCACGGCGCTGTGGGGCGTCGGAACAGCCTCGGCGCAGCGCCTCGAGAGGCTAGGGCTGCGCACGATCGGCGATGTGGCAGATGCCCCGCTCGACGCGCTCGCGCGCGCACTCGGCCCAGCGTCGGCCGGTCACCTGCACGAACTGTCGCACGGCCGCGACCCGCGACCGGTCACGGTGCACCGAGCCGAGAAGACCATCGGTCACGAAGTGACCTTCGAGCACGACATCGCCGATCGCGCGTCGATCGAGCGCGAATTGCTGCGGCTCGCCGACCGGGTCGCCGAACGATTGCGTCGCGGCGGCTGGGTCGCACGCACAGTGTCGGTGAAGCTGCGGTTCGGTGCCTTCGAGACCATCACTCGAACGCAGACCCTCGCTGAGCCCACCGATGTCGCACAGCGCATCGCCGCCGAGGCGCGCGCGCTCTACACCGCGTCGCCCGTCGTCGGCCAGGGGCTGAGGCTCGTCGGCGTGCGCGCCGAGAACCTGCTGCCCACCGGCGCGGTCGCACGCGGGCTCTGGAACGACGACGAGTCATGGCGAGACGCCGAAGAGACAGTAGATGCTCTCACGGCGAAGTTTGGCCGAGGAGCGGTGCAGCGAGCATCGCTGCTGCGCGACGAGACACTTCGCCGCGGCAGCGTGCCGACCAGCGGCGACGGTGGTGTCGACTAGCATCGAGGTCTCGTGACAGCCTCTTTTCGCCGCGCTCCGCATGTGGGCACCTTCGCAGCAGAGCACCTGTCACCGGCCTACCCTGAACGCGCCGCTCGCGGCACGGCCGACCGCCTGCGCGCCTGGCAGGCAGAAGCGCTCGACCGCTACTTCGAGACCGAGCCGCGCGACTTTCTCGCCGCCGCGACCCCCGGAGCGGGCAAGACCACCTTCGCGCTCAGACTCGCGGCCGAGCTGCTCGCGCGCCGCACGGTCGAGCGGGTCATCGTCGTCGCACCGACCGAGCACCTCAAGCGCCAGTGGGCCGACGCCGCTCATCGCGTGGGCATACGGCTCGACCCAGCGTTTCGCAACTCGTCACGCGTCATCGCCCGCGCATTCCACGGTGCCGCCGTCACCTACGCCCAAGTCGCCGTGCAGCCGTTCGTGCACCGCACCCTCGTCGAACAGGCGACGACGCTCGTCATTCTCGACGAAGTGCACCACGGCGGCGACGCACTGAGCTGGGGCGACGCGCTGCGCGAGGCATACTCGAGTGCGACTCGCCGACTGTCACTCACCGGGACACCCTTCCGCAGCGACACCGCCCCCATACCGTTCGTCAGCTACGTCGCAGACGCAGAGGGAGTGCGGCTCTCGCAGACCGACTATCAGTACGGCTACGGTCGCGCGCTTCGCGACGGCGTCGTGCGGCCCGTGCTCTTCATGTCGTACGGCGGCCGCACTCGGTGGCGCACCACCAGCGGCGATGAGATGGAAGCCGTGCTCGGCCAGGACGACACCG containing:
- a CDS encoding SGNH/GDSL hydrolase family protein, which encodes MPQLQPWSRYVAIGDSFTEGIGDPEPQSPGGHRGWADRVAEVLAERTVDFAYANLAIRGRLLQQIADEQVDAALALRPDLISISGGGNDIIRPGTDPDRVAELFDETIARLRSDGATVVMFNGPDIGMTPVLRRVRGKVAIYNENLRYIAAKHDAIVADMWALRQLQNPQMWAPDRLHFSPLGHHTIAIMMLESLGIDHGLEPQHPEPIPARSWRAARVDDIGWAREYLVPWVVRRVRHQSSGDRVRPKRPTLPPQ
- a CDS encoding GlsB/YeaQ/YmgE family stress response membrane protein — translated: MGFLGFILLGLIAGAIAIAILPRKGAGGFLGALVVGVLGALLGGWIGSQLGLGSIDSFFDIGTWLLAIGGSLLVLVIYGAVTGRRR
- a CDS encoding DNA polymerase IV, with protein sequence MSKQDGSGRQVTLEPTDDRTASILHLDMDAFFASVELLDRPELRGKPVVVGHRGARSVVTAATYEARRYGVNSAMPMAVALRRCPSAIVLEPHYERYQAASRSVMQILGDVTPLVEPLSIDEAFLDVSGAMALFGPPYVIATELRSRIRAETGLVASVGAAATKFVAKLASSRAKPDGLLIVPLAETLDFLRPQPITALWGVGTASAQRLERLGLRTIGDVADAPLDALARALGPASAGHLHELSHGRDPRPVTVHRAEKTIGHEVTFEHDIADRASIERELLRLADRVAERLRRGGWVARTVSVKLRFGAFETITRTQTLAEPTDVAQRIAAEARALYTASPVVGQGLRLVGVRAENLLPTGAVARGLWNDDESWRDAEETVDALTAKFGRGAVQRASLLRDETLRRGSVPTSGDGGVD